A genomic region of Phragmites australis chromosome 2, lpPhrAust1.1, whole genome shotgun sequence contains the following coding sequences:
- the LOC133908817 gene encoding isopentenyl phosphate kinase-like, whose protein sequence is MSEPGLETNFVVVHGAGSFGHFQASRSGVHKGGLHSTLVKASFVATRISVTSLNQEIVRGLAGEGIPSVAMSSFACGWSTKQRNLASTNASQIIQSLHASFVPVLLGDAVLDELPDCTILSGDVIVLHLAQLLSPKYVVFLTDVHGVYDSPPTDPNAVLLREIEVDDDGNWSIVKPALLQANNKGVEISVAAHDTTGGMETKILEATMIARLGIDVYITKVGTLAPAGVVCWLLVALLKRKFSFRSKGKKK, encoded by the exons ATGTCTGAGCCGGGGCTTGAAACCAACTTCGTCGTCGTGCACGGCGCCG GGTCTTTTGGTCACTTCCAAGCAAGTAGATCTGGAGTTCATAAAGGAGGTCTGCATTCGACACTGGTGAAGGCTAGCTTTGTGGCTACAAGAATTTCA GTGACTTCTCTCAACCAGGAAATTGTTAGAGGCCTAGCAGGAG AAGGAATACCATCTGTTGCGATGTCATCATTTGCTTGTGGGTGGTCTACCAAGCAAAGAAAC CTTGCATCAACTAATGCTTCTCAAATAATTCAGTCACTCCATGCCAGCTTTGTCCCT GTTTTGCTTGGAGATGCTGTTCTTGATGAATTGCCG GACTGTACCATATTGAGTGGGGATGTCATTGTACTACATCTTGCGCAGCTTCTAAGCCCGAAATATGTTGTATTTCTG ACAGATGTCCATGGAGTATACGATAGCCCTCCAACTGACCCAAATGCAGTACTTCTGAGAGAGATAG AGGTGGATGACGATGGAAACTGGTCTATTGTAAAACCTGCATTACTGCAAGCCAACAATAAAGGAG TGGAGATATCAGTAGCTGCACATGACACCACCGGCGGAATGGAGACCAAAATATTGGAAGCAACCATGATAGCCAGGCTTGGAATTGATGTGTATATTACAAAGGTGGGAACGCTTGCTCCTGCAGGTGTTGTCTgctggttgttggtggcactgctgaaaagGAAATTTAGttttagatcaaaaggaaaaaaaaaatag
- the LOC133908818 gene encoding uncharacterized protein LOC133908818, translated as MRLLQAEELFRKVLEGGSKKKYPRLLGLDVGSKYVGLAVSDEQNRIALPLSVLSRTKTNINLMADDFKTLVSKYSLAGFVEGYPFNLHGHLVQISSKASCWRTL; from the exons ATGAGGCTTCTGCAAGCGGAGGAGCTGTTCCGGAAGGTTCTGGAGGGCGGGTCGAAGAAGAAATATCCTCGGCTGCTCGGGCTCGACGTCGGCAGCAAGTACGTCGGGTTGGCCGTTTCCGACGAGCAGAACAGGATTGCTTTGCCTCTAAG TGTTTTGAGTCGGACAAAGACAAACATCAACTTGATGGCAGATGATTTCAAAACATTG GTTTCGAAGTATTCCCTAGCTGGGTTCGTTGAGGGCTATCCATTCAACCTTCATGGTCACCTAGTCCAGAT TTCAAGTAAGGCTTCTTGCTGGAGAACTTTGTAA